In a genomic window of Opisthocomus hoazin isolate bOpiHoa1 chromosome 19, bOpiHoa1.hap1, whole genome shotgun sequence:
- the LOC142363650 gene encoding carboxyl-terminal PDZ ligand of neuronal nitric oxide synthase protein-like: MPVKNRYNLVDDGCDSRVPLHNEEAFQHGIHFQAKYIGSLDVPRPNSRVEIVAAMRRIRYEFKAKNIKKKKVSIIVSVDGVKVILRKKQKRKEWTWDESKMVVMHDPVYRIFYVSHDSQDLKIFSYIARDGANNSFRCNVFKSKKKSQAMRVVRTVGQAFEVCHKLSLQHALQNADGQADGASDKSAEEQPPEVHQIKGSKITDVDEVGIDSDGICVPERGPGELPGARGDLGMLKPGQASKEKSCQDAENCSLHPAGSQQLLSPGSPCSSASITPLASQHCLQLLQQQLLQQQQQTQVAVAQVQLLKDQLAAETAARIEAQARVRQLLLTNRDLLQHVSLLVRQLTALEARDQHRQPVDRSLQNLSLAQSLSLNLKNHYSLDVHLVPTSSPASVLGSPVAAGSLPALGPGDSYLNLVSPERGGHRRGTKEGDEGLEGQEGLSRRVEGSEVGEFALLNGSSRQKTEDTDRGDEDRRQQPIPKLNPPPPILRKRSSKTSPSLEVEVKAESAAQQSLPSPGVSSRASVAASSLALLDPEPRTPARSAASGTEPTAAGTCQRALRKDRTGDSGQMSPLAGVRDPAASEALAKDSAALGSPTDSSLPFCPADDTCLHISFSEDKLLEPEPDAAVGPGRVPS, translated from the exons TATGAATTCAAAGCCAAGAACATTAAGAAGAAGAAAGTGAGCATCATCGTGTCCGTGGATGGGGTGAAGGTCATTCTGCGCAAGAAGCAGAAG AGAAAGGAGTGGACCTGGGACGAGAGCAAGATGGTGGTGATGCACGACCCTGTGTACAG AATCTTCTACGTCTCTCACGACTCGCAGGACCTGAAAATATTCAGTTACATCGCAAGGGACGGCGCGAACAACTCCTTCAGGTGCAACGTCTTCAAATCAAAGAAGAAG AGCCAGGCGATGCGCGTGGTGCGGACGGTGGGGCAGGCCTTCGAGGTGTGCCACAAGCTGAGCCTGCAGCACGCCCTGCAGAACGCCGACGGGCAGGCCGACGGCGCCAGCGACAAGTCGGCCGAGGAGCAGCCGCCGGAAG TTCACCAGATCAAGGGCTCCAAGATCACGGATGTGGACGAGGTTGGCATCGACTCTGACGGCATCTGTGTCCCCGAGAGGGGACCCGGAGAGCTGCCAGGTGCCAGGGGGGACCTCGGCATGCTGAAACCCGGGCAAGCCTCAAAGGAGAAGAGCTGCCAG GACGCCGAGAACTGCTCGCTCCACCCGGCCggctcccagcagctgctcagccctggcagcccctgctcctcGGCCTCCATCACCCCGCTGGCCTCCCAGcactgcctccagctcctccagcagcagctcctccagcagcagcagcagacgcaGGTGGCCGTGGCCCAG GTGCAGCTGCTGAAGGACCAGCTGGCGGCCGAGACGGCGGCGCGGATCGAGGCCCAAGCGCGGGTGCGGCAGCTGCTGCTGACCAACCgggacctgctccagcacgtCTCCCTGCTGGTGCGCCAGCTGACCGCGCTGGAGGCCCGGGACCAGCACCGGCAGCCCG TTGACCGCTCCTTGCAAAACCTGTCCCTGGCCCAGTCCCTCTCCCTGAACCTGAAGAACCACTACAGCCTGGACGTCCACCTGGTGCCCACCTCCAGCCCCGCCAGCGTCCTGGGCAGCCCCGTGGCCGccggctcgctgccggccctGGGCCCCGGGGACTCCTACCTCAACCTGGTCAGCCCCGAGAGGGGCGGCCACCGCCGCGGCACCAAGGAGGGGGACGAGGGCCtggaggggcaggaggggctcAGCCGGCGCGTGGAGGGCTCCGAGGTCGGCGAGTTCGCTCTGCTCAACGGGAGCAGCCGGCAGAAGACGGAGGACACGGACAGAGGGGATGAGGACAG GCGGCAGCAGCCCATCCCCAAGCTCAACCCGCCGCCCCCCATCCTACGCAAAAGGTCGAGCAAGACCTCCCCGAGCCTGGAGGTGGAGGTGAAGGCCGAGAGCGCTGCCCAGCAgagcctgcccagccccggcgtcTCCAGCCGCGCCAGCGTCGCTGCCAGCTCGCTCGCCCTCTTGGACCCCGAGCCAAGGACTCCTGCGCGGAGCGCTGCCTCCGGCACGGAGCCCACCGCTGCCGGGACCTGCCAGCGCGCTCTGCGCAAGGACAGGACTGGAGACAGCGGGCAGATGTCCCCCCTGGCCGGTGTCCGCGACCCTGCGGCCAGCGAGGCCCTGGCCAAGGACTCGGCGGCGCTGGGCAGCCCCACGGACAGCTCGCTGCCCTTCTGCCCCGCGGACGACACCTGCTTGCACATCAGCTTCTCGGAAGACAAGCTGCTCGAACCGGAGCCGGACGCTGCCGTGGGGCCCGGCAGGGTCCCCTCTTAG